The nucleotide sequence GATTATATAACCTAGTCGCCAGCCGGTCATGGCGAACAGTTTTGAAAATCCGTTTAGTACAAAAGCGTGGTCTGTGTATTCTAGGATAGAATGTTCTTGCTCGCCGTAGACTAATCCATGGTATATTTCATCGGAAACAATCCAAGGGCCGAGGTCCGCAATCTGTTTCATTCTTTTTGGAGAAAGGACGATCCCGGTCGGATTGGACGGAGAGTTAATCAGAATAGCTTTTGTTTTTTTATTTATAATTTTAGCTATTTCTTCCGGGCGGAATTGAAAACCGTCGTCTTCGCTGGTGGGAACTTTTATTAAATCAGCTCCGGCGAATTTAATGAAGTTGTCATAGCAGGCATAACACGGGTCGGAGGTAATGACGTTGTCGCCTTGATCCAGAAGAAAAGTGAACAGCAAAAGCATGGCAGGGGATGTGCCCTGAGTTACAATTACGCGGTCCGGATCAACATCAACATCATATCTGTCTTTGTGATATTTGCTGATAGCCTGACGCAGTTCTGGAATCCCGAGGCTGTGCGTATAGTGGGTTTCGCCTCTTTCAAGAGCCTCGCAACAAGCTTTTTTGATACATTCAGGTGTATCGAAATCAGGCTCACCAATTTCCATATGGATTATATTTCTGCCGTCGCGCTCCATTTTCTGCGCCGCTTCCAGAACGTCCATGACTAGAAAAGGTGTGATCTCACAAGCTCGTTTGGAAATACAATCCATGATAGACTCCTTATTAAACTGCGGTTAGCCGCTTATGTATTTGAAATGCTGTATACATTTTCATAACGTGAAGTGCAATAAGACAAGCTGCATGAAGATTACTTGCTCATGCGTGGATGCTGGAGTAACTAAGCGCCATATGTTGCAGAGATCAAATATTCCTAATGGCGCGGTTCAAAAATGAAAATTCTTTTGATTGATAATAATGACAGTTTTACAAATAACCTTGAACACCTGCTGGTTAAAGAAATTAAGGGTGCTGAGGTGACAGTGGTCGCTTATTCGAATGAAAAGTCCGTTGAGCTGGATATTTATGATCTTCTTGTTATCTCGCCCGGTCCCGGAAAACCTCAGGATTATCCAGGCTATGAGGATGTGATTGATTCTGGAAAGCCCGTTCTTGGAATCTGTTTAGGAATGCAGATTCTAAATGAATATTTCGGAGGGCAGACATCCCGCTTGGGTGGTTGTTTTCACGGGCGAACCGAGAATATTGATTTTAACGGGCGGGATTTAGCCGTCGCCAGATATCATTCCCTTTATTGTAATGTTATAGGACAGGGGCTGGAAGTGGTTGCTGCAAACAGTCAGGGCGTTCCCATGGCTATAGCGCATGATCAGCGTCCGTTGCTGGGATATCAGTTTCATCCTGAATCATTTTTAACTGAACAAGCCGGAGTTTTTATTGATTACGCCCTCGATTTTCTCGGAATCAGTCAGTTATGACAGGTTTCGTGAAATTGCACTGCATTTTGTAAATAACTACAATGCGGACATTCTTTTGACATCGCCGGGATTTGGAAATGGCGGACGAAGTTTTATTGGTGTTTTGTCTGACGGTGAGCTTGTTCTTACAGCTGATTCGTTGGCGGATACTATTGCGCCTGCGGTTAAGTCTTTTGCTTTTTCGGATAGCAGGCCGACCATCGGGTTTGTCAGTTATGAATGCGGGCAGGTTTTACGGTCCGTTAAGACCGAAAAGACGACGCAGTATCCGTTTGTTCATCTTAAAAAATATAAGGCTGTGTTTGTTCATGATGAGGCTGACGGGTGTGTGAAATGTTTGTGTGATGATGAAAGTTTTATTCTTTCCATTGCGAAACAGGCGGGAGAAGCAGGCCCGATTCCTGATATTGAATTACCTTATTTTTCTGATGATGCAGTAAGTATGTCGCTTGATAAAAACGAGTATCAGGATGGAGTTCGCAAGACTCTTGAGTATATCCGGGACGGGCTTACATATCAGCTTAATTTGACGACAATGTTCAGTTTTAATGGTGCAGAGGTTGATCCTGTTTTATGGTTTTTCGCTCTCAATAAAAAATTTCCTGCGCCATATTATGCATTGTTCCAAAGCTGCGATAAAAAGATAATTTCCACATCTCCGGAACTCTTTTTGCGGGTTGAGAACGGGCATGTTCTTTCTGAACCTATTAAGGGAACTCTCCATTTTGATGAGTATTCACCTGAACTTGAAAAAGAGTTAACTTCTTCACCTAAAGAAGATGCAGAACTTTCTATGATTGTCGATCTGGTGCGAAATGATATTTCTTCTGATTGCAGATACGGCTCGGTAATTGTTGAAGATCATAAGTCTGTTTTTGCGGTTGATAACTTGCTCCAAATGTTCAGCCGTGTGCGTGGGGAGCTTGCGGAAGATAAGGATTGCCTTGATTTGTTTTTCAACGCTTTTCCCGGCGGTTCTATAACCGGATGTCCTAAGAAAAGTTCAATGGAGCTGATCGATATTCTCGAACCGCATGGGCGTGGTCCTTATTGTGGAAGCATCGTCTTGATTGAAGGACCACAGGATATGGTTTCTTCAATTTCGATCAGAACAGCGGTTTACAATTTGAAAGACAAGGGTCTTACCTATTGGGCTGGAAGCGGGATTGTAATCGATTCAGATCCTGAAGCCGAATATTTTGAAACTCTTGCCAAAGCCGGCAAGATCCTACGTCCGCCAAGGTCATAACCCGGAGGGCTCGTGATTTATTATAGAAACGGAAAGTTTGCTGAAGATTCTGTGCAAATGAATTTGTCTCAGCCGGGATTTCGAACAGGGTACGGATTCTTCGAAACTCTGGCATGGAACGGACATAAAGTGTGTCATCTGGATTTGCATCTTAAACGTGCAAGAGCAAGTCTTCGTGAGTTTAATATCATTGAGGAAGTCCTTGATTACGAAAAAATTATTAACGAGGTTGTTGAAGCTAACGCGCTTAAAGACAGCTTTGCGCGTGTGAATATATTTTTTCCAGTTGAAAGTGGAAAAACAGCTCCGATTGTTACAGCTGTTTTATTTGAACATGTTTCAGATAGAGTCTGGTCACTTATGCCCGCAAAAGATGTCTTTTTGACTGGATTGATGCGTCATAAGAGCATGAACAGGATGGATTATCTCAATGCGTGGCAGACGGCTCAAGATTCCGGTTTTGATGACGCGTTGCTGCTTGATTTTGAAGGCAGGGTGCTTGAGACCTCATTTGCCTCGCTCCTTTTCAAGAAAGGAAACAGATACATCGAACCGCAGACTGAATATAAACTTGCGGGAACAACACAAACAATTACGGATCAGCATCTAAAAATTGAATCTGAACCAGTTTTTTTAGAGTCTGTGCATGAGTTTGATCATGTTTTTGCTTTAAATTCACTTGGCGGAATGAGCCCTGTTTCAGCCATCGGAGATGTTGTTTTCGAAACTGAGCATAAAATTTCCCAAAAGATTACAAAACTGATTTTGGAATTGAATTAAAGCAGTTTTGAACGCAACGATTGGTAAGCTTACGCTAATAAGAAAAGCCCTTTCACATGATGTGAAAGGGCTTTTTATATTTTAATGGTCAGAAAACTGAATGGGAACTAGAAATCGAACCCGATTCTTTCGCGAATTATTTCCATATTCTGTTGCGCTCTTATACGGGCTTTTGCTGTGCCTTCCGCAAGAACCTGCCAGACTATGTCTGGATTTTCATCAAGTTTTCTGCGGCGTTCGTGCATAGGCTCAAGGAACTTAGCCATATTCTCTGCTAAGAGTTTTTTACAGTCTACGCAACCCAAAGAAGCATTGCGGCAGCCTTCTTCGATTTCAGCGCATTTCTCTGTGTCTGTGAACAGCTTGTGATAAGGGTACAGGTTACAAGCTTCCGGATCACCCGGATCAGCTTTACGTAGTCTGTTTGAATCTGTGAGCATGCTCATAACTTTGGGGCGCATTTCATCGACAGATTCACCGAGGAAAATTCCGTTGTTGTAACTTTTGCTCATCTTGCGGCCATCAAGGCCCGGAAGTTTAGCATCTTCTGTCAGCATTGCTTCCGGTTCAGGGAAAAATTCGCCGTTGAGATGGTTGAATCTGCGGGCAATTTCTCTGGTAAGTTCAAGGTGGGGCAACTGATCATGTCCTACAGGTACAAGCGTTGGCTTATACATAAGAATGTCGGAAGCCATAAGCACGGGGTAACCAAGGAAACCGTAAGTTGCCAAGTCCTTTTGAGACAGTTCCTGACGGAGTTCTTTGTATGTTGGATTTCTTTCAAGCCAGCCGACCGGAGTCAGCATGGAAAGAATCAGATGCAGTTCCGCGTGTTCTTTTACCTGAGACTGGTGGAAAATTGTACATTTTTCGGGATCAAGTCCCGCGGCAATCCAGTCTTTAACGAGTTCTGGAACAAAGCCTTTGATTCGTCTGGGGTCAGCGTATTCGCTGGTCATAGCGTGCCAGTCCGCAACGAAGAAGAAACATTCGTTGTCTTCCTGAATCTTAATCCAGTTTACGAGAACTCCGAAATAATGTCCTAGATGAAGACGGCCTGTAGGTCTCATTCCTGAAACGATGCAATTTTTTGTATTACTCATGGTCCGATAGTAAGGTTAATGATTTAACTGAGCAGTAGTTTATAAAAAAAGAATATAACCGGGCTGATGATTTTACCGAGAAGCCCTAAGACTGCCAGAAGGATGACGATAACAAAACCATATTTGAAAGAGAGATATTTGTAAGCTGCTTCCCGTGGTAAAAACCCGGCAAGAATTTTACTTCCGTCCAGCGGAGGCAGGGGAAGGAGATTGAAGAAGCAAAGCGCCAGATTAATGATAACGCCTGTCTTCGCAATCAATGCTGTGGGTTCGAGAACTCGCAGCATGTTTGGAGAAATATTTTGCAGATCTAGAGCGAAAATACCTTTCAGCACCATTGCGAACATAATTGCCAGAAGCATGTTGGCGGCGGGCCCGGCCAATGAAACAAGCATCATATCACGCTGAGGGTTTTTAAAGTATGACGGATTGACCGGAACAGGTTTGGCCCAGCCTATCATGCGGGTGAGAACCAGAGCTAATGTTCCCATAGGATCAAGATGGCGCAAAGGATTAAGCGTCAGCCTTCCTGCATTTTTTGCAGTCGGGTCGCCAAGTAGCCATGCTACATAACCGTGAGCAGCCTCGTGACATGTGATTGCTAGAAGAAAAGGGAGAGCAAGTATGCTTAGTTCTTTGATTGTATTGGCGATGTCGAACATTGAGGTCCTTTGTTCGCAATTTGAAGAAAAATAAATGGCAGGCCAAGAGGGATTCGAACCCCCAACATCCGGTTTTGGAGACCGGCGTTCTAGCCGTTGGAACTACTGGCCTGCATTTATGGAGCTCTTCACTGACGAAGAATCCATGTGGGTGCTATCACGAACTTTATGCATGGGCAAGAAAAAAAAGGAGTCTGATTTTCACAGACTCCTTAAAAAAAAGAGTAAAAGTGTTTTTTTGCTCTGATTCTCGAGCTTATGAACTGCTGAGAGCTTGGACCACTTTCATTTTCAATTCACTTAAGTCGACTGACTTTACAACATAGTGATCAGCGGCAATTGATTTCAAATCATGTTTGAAGCTGTCGTAAGCGGTGCTTAAAATCACTGGAAGACTTTGGTCCTGTCTCCTAATTTCCTGAAGCAGATCCAGTCCGGAACGATTAATTCCAAGCTTGATGTCAAGGATTACGAGGTCTGGAGACTCTCTTTGGATGACAGTAAGAATGTCTTCGGTGCCATCAGAAGTTGCAACCATATATCCTTCGGCAACAAGTTCTTCTTTATAAAGCATCCGTATATGTTTTTCATCGTCAACGACTAAAATAGTAGGCTGAGTCATATCAAACTCCTTCTAAGTCATGTTTCACTTAACTACTTTAGTTCAACATTCGAGTTCGGGTCAACAGTAATAAATATTTTTTTAGCTGTATTTTTGTAAAAGTGTATAAAAAAATAAGAGGCCATTACAAAATTCAACAAAACTAGAGTGTTATTAATTTCCATGATTCTTTGGTCTCCTATAAGGACGGACTGTTGAGTTGTTTAAAAAAAATCGATTGTTGTCCGTCATTTTTGCGATGTTATGATTTTTAATTCTTACTTGTAGAATAGCATAAAAGATAAGCTTTGCCTGTTAAATTTTTAAGAAAGTTTATTTTTTTAACCATTGTCTAGAAAAGCAAGTTTATTTTTTTATTTTAAAGAGCGAAAAGCTTGATGAAATCTGGGTTAAGAGCTAAATCCCTTGTTCCCGGTAACGAATATAATTTGAACTCAATAAACCAAGGAGGCGACCTATGGTTAAAGTTTTACTTCAGCCTGAGGGCGAAACTGTCACCTTTACGAAAATCAATACAGCGCTGCAATTGTTGAATAAGTATAATCTTCATTACACGGATGCTCTGGTAATAAGAGATGGTGAGCTTTTAACTCAGGATCGCAAAATTAATAAAGATGATGAAATTATTTTGAGAAAAGTAGTTTCGGTCGGGTAAATTGATATGAAATGTAAAGTTTGCAAAGCTGAGGCAGTTGTAGCTCTGCCCAGTCACAATACGGCTTTTTGTCCAGTTTGTTACGATCGTTTTTTCATGAAACAGGTTTCGGAAGGAATCAGAAAACGTAAGCTGCTTGAAAAGGACGACAAAGTTCTGGTCGCTCTTTCAGGCGGTAAAGATTCTCTGGGGCTTATGTATGCTCTTGCTGAGCTGGGGTATAATGTTACCGGTCTTCACATTGATCTGGGTATTTTTGATTCATCTAAAAAAGCCAGATCGGTTGTCGAAGATTTTTGTGCAGACAAGGGATATGCTTTGAAGGTTGTGGAACTTGAGAAAGAAGGCGTTCCTATGCCTTTGATCAAGAAACATATCAGGCGTCCTATCTGCTCCGTGTGCGGGAAATTCAAGCGGCATTACTTCAATAAAGTAGCCATTGAAGACGGATATACAGCTCTGGCAACAGGTCATAATCTTGACGATGAAGTTGCAAGGCTTTTTGCCAATACTCTGCGCTGGGATCAGGCGTATCTGGCTGATCAGGGGCCTCTTCTTCCTGCTGAAGATGGATTCGCCAAAAAAGTTAAGCCGCTTTACAGAGTCACAGAATTTGAATCGGCTAATTTTTCATTCCTTAAAGGGATTCCATATCACCATCTTCCATGTCCTTACAGTTCCGGCGCTAGTTTTACCGGGCACAAGATGATCTGGAGAAATCAGGAACTTCGCAGTCCCGGTTCAAAGCGTGCTTTTTATGGTGGATTTCTTGATCGCGGTCAGCCCGCTTTTGCTACTATCCATGATAAAAAGAAAGATTACGAAGTTGAGCCTTGTTCTAAGTGCGGTTGTCCTACTTCTGTCGGTCTATGCGGCGTGTGCAGAATCCGTGAACAACTCGATGAAGCTTTGGTGGCGGCTGCAAAATGATCGGCCCGAAAGTCTCAGTGACAATGCCCTGCTACAATTGCGAAGCAACGGTAGGGCAGGCCATTGAGAGTATTCTAGGGCAGACTTTTGAAAATTTAGAATTAGTAGTGGTCGATGACGGTTCAAGTGATCAGACCGCGGCTGTTCTCAAAAAATATACTTCTCTTGATTCTCGCGTTAAGCCGCTTTTTTTAGATCATCAGGGGGTTGTCGGCGCTGCAAACGGTGCAATTGAAGCGTCGCAGGGTGAATATTTGGCCCGGATGGATGCGGATGATCTGGCTTTACCTTGCCGTATTGAAAAACAGGCGGAGCTTTTAGATAATAATCCGGATGTCGGTCTTGCAGGGTGTCGTGTTGCTTTTGGCGGCGACCGGGAAAAGTGTGGTGGATATGCTTATTATGTTGACTGGATAAATAGTCTGGTTGCATCGGATGAAATCTCATTGAATCGTTTTGTGGAGTTTCCCTTTGCCAATCCTTCGATAATGATGCGAAGCAAATTAGTTGAGGAGCATGGTTCGTTCCGTGATGGCGATTTTCCCGAAGATTATGAATTGGTCCTTCGCTGGCTTGAAGCAGGCGTGCAGATGCAGAAGGTGGATGAAGAGCTTTTAGTTTGGAATGATCCGCCACAGCGCCTTTCTAGAAATCATCCTAAGTATACAGTGGATGCTTTTTACCGCATTAAAAGTGAATATCTTTATCGCTGGCTGAAAAAAAGAAATCCTAATCATCCGAAGGTTGGAGTCATAGGTTCAGCTAGAACAGCCCGCAAGCGGTATAGCATACTGGAAAGTCTCGGAGTTGAAACGGAATTTTTTGTGGATGTTGATCCGCGTAAAGTCGGAAAAAAGATTCAAGGTCGACTGGTTATTCATCGTAATGATCTGCCTCCGCCGGGTGAAGTTTTTCTTCTTTCATATGTGGCCAGCCGCGGCGCAAGGAGCGAGGTTTCTCAGTTCCTTGAAGCGCGCGGGTATGTAATGGGTAAAGATTACTTATTGGCCTGATTCTGGTTTTGACGCTGTAGATTAAAATTTGCTTTTAATGAAATCCGTGATCGATTTGATCGCGGATTTTTTTTGCGGGAGATTCTTTTCATCCGCTGAAGATTCCCACCATTCAAGATCACTGAATTCAACGGGCAAACGCAGCGTCAGGAAAGGGATGAAAAATTTAACAACGTTTTCTTTCGAGGCTGCTCCGGCGGAATCGAAATGGAAGAAGACTTCCCCGATAAACCATGCTTTATCTTTTTGAGTGGCTGGTTCCGGTGGGCGAATGTACATGAAATTAGGGTCCATTTCAGAATCAGCACTTGTATCCTGAAATGATGCAAAAAGGTCAAGCACCTGTTTTCGAATTAATTTGTCACCGTAAACGTCTACAATAAAGGTGAATTTCAAAAAACCGGTTTCAGGCGTATGGTTGTGACGGGATATTTTAAGAACACCGTCTTTTCTTCTGCTTTCATCGTCATCAAGAAAAAGGTCAAAAGCACAGAATCCGATAAAATTTTCTGAGCCACGAAGTTCATTCAATTGTTTTTCGATTTCTGTTGTGCTGTCGTCCATTAAGTATCCTGAAAGCTAAAGGTTTTTGCAATTTAAACCAGCGATAACATTTTACTTTGAGGGCAACAAGGGGCGGGAAAGAGAGGTACAAGGTGAATCTATCAAGTTAAAAAGCCCTCCTGAAATAATTCAAGAGGGCTTTGTTTCAGACAATTTATAAAATAAGTTAATTCTTGTCTCTTTCTTTATCTGTAGAATCTGCCTTTTCCGCCGACTCGTCCTGCTGTGAGGTCATGTCGTTTAGAGCTTGACGGGAACTTTTTTTAACCATGTAAAAAATCGCAAAAACAATGACCAGCATTATAATGATGCCTTCGACTAATTCACCTGTCATAGCTTTCTCCTTTTTATCATTAATCTTCGGCCGTACTTTCAGTTCATAATTAGTGAGAATGACCTGATTCCGATTTTCCGTTGATCATTGTTGTTAGTCTGGGGACAGCGATTAATGCAATTAAAACAATCGCGCTGACGGTATAGAAAATGCCATGAACGTCTTCAGCTCCGCCTTGAACCCAGTCGGTAATGCTGAGCCCGAAGGAATAGTACAGCCAGTTTGTCAGCATGCCAAGCAATAGTGAGCAGACAATTATAGTTCCTAGATAAATGAAGGCTGACCGCTTGCCTAGAAGTTTGGCAATAACGGTAAATGATGCCGCGTTTGTTGCCGGACCTGCAAGCAGAAAGACCAGTGCCGCACCGGGAGAGAGCCCTTTAAGAGCAAGTGCTGCTGCAATCGGAGTTGATGCTGTCGCGCATACATAGAGCGGAACAGCGGCTGCAAGCATGATCAATAGCGGCATAAATCCGTCTCCGAGATTCTTTTCAATGAACCCGTCAGGAATAAGAGCTCCGAACATACCCGCCAGAATTACTCCGAAGATGAACCATAAGCCTATGTCCTGTAACAGGTTACCGAATGAGTATTTCATTCCACTGGAAACTTTTCCCATAAAAGTCGACGGGGATTCTGATTTTTCACAGCCGCAACCGGAGCAACCAGTCTGATTTGAACAGCTTTGCTCTTTGCTGGGGGCATGGTCGTGTTCATGTGTATGTTGAAAGAGAATGGCATCGGGTATTAATTGAGGGGGGGTTCCGTTTTTTTTCTCGTTTCTGTCGACCATAATCCCTGCGATAACAGCAGTAATAAATGCCGCCACAGGTCTTAGTATTGTCATGATGGGATCAAGCAGAGCATATGTTACCGCGATTGAGTCCACACCTGTTTCAGGAGTAGAAATTAAAAAGGATGTAGTTGCTCCTTTGCTCGCTCCTTGCTGTCTCAACTGAGCCGCTGCCGGTATCACACCGCAACTGCAAAGCGGAATAGGAACTCCGAGAAGTGATGCCTTGAATACGTCTGATATTTTACCGGAGCCTAGGTTTTTAGATATGAATTCCGGTCCTACAAACGCTTTCAAAAGTCCTGCAACGAAAAATCCGAAGAGCATGAAAGGTGCGGATTGAAGTAGCACTTCCCATGATTCGAATGCGATTTTAGTTAATATATCGATCATTTATTTTTCCTGTCAGGGGTGCATCCTTCATTCTTTAGATGCGCCAGAGTTGTTTGGATGATTGTTTCAACATGGCTGTCATCGAGCCTGTATAATGCTTTTCGTCCTTGTTTCGTAAAGCGTACCATTCGTGCAGAGCGAAGGATTCTAAGTTGGTGGGATATCGCGGAGTGACTCATGTTTAATAGTTCCGCAAGATCGCATACGCACAGTTCTTGTATAGAAAGCGCATGTAATATTGAAATTCTTACGGGTTCGCCAAGTATTTTAAAAGTTGCAGCGACATCTTCCATTGTCTGGCTGGAGCAAATTTTACTTCTTACTATTTCAATGGCTGCCGGATCTGGATTATGCCCGTCGCATGTATCTTTTATTTCTTTCATTCAGATAACCCCTAAGTGTTGATGTGTGAACATATGTTCATATATTAATACTTACGTTAAGGAGGTCAAGTTGTAAATGTGGTTATTAGTATCATCATGAATTCTAAAGGGTTCATTATTAATTAATTTAATGATTTGATGTAATGCTTAAAATTATATAATGTCACATGAAATTTTTAAAGTTTGTCATTTCAAAATAAATATAAGTTTATCCGGGGATTGTAATGAATCAGGTTAATGCAGTGCGTAAGGGTGTTATCTTTTTTTTGAGCTGTTTGTTCGTTCTTTTACTTGTTCCGACTGTTTATGCAGCGGCGGAGGAAGGTAAAGACACGAAGGTCGACGTTGCTGATGAAATTATTACAATGGATTGGGTTAAACGTCTTCGCTGGGAAAATGAAGATAAGACCGTCCAGATTAAAATAGGCGGCCTTTATAGTTTTGACTGGGCGCAAATAAATGAAGATAGCAGGGTAGGGTCGGTTTATGACCCGGTTCAGAAACACAAAGAAGAAGTAAGATGGGCTAGACCTAAGATTAATTTAAAACTTTATGATCGTTATGAGTTTCACTTTGAATATGAAATAGCAGGCAAAAGAGGACAGATTCAAGATTTCTGGGGACAGGTAAAGGATATTCCTTACCTTGGAAAGATTAAGGTGGGGCATTTCAAAGAACCTTTTTCTATGACAGTTTTGATGGGACGGACAGGTTCTACTATGATGGAGTATTCTCCGGCTTCTGTTTTTGCGCAGGCTCGTAACCTTGGTATTCAGTTTGAGAATAGTTACTTAGATGGGCGGATTAATGCTGCTGCGGGTGTTTTCAATAAATGTAATTATCTTGATAATGCATTTACAGAGGACAATTCCGGAATTGATTTAACGGGTCGCGTAGGTTGGCGTCCTTATCAGGAAGATGATGGTAAAAAGTTAATTCACGTAGGTCTCGGATATTCACATCAGTTCTTGGATGCAGATAAGCAGCCTACTAGTTTTTCTCCTTCCACAGGTTCTAATCTTTCAATAATAAAACTTACCGGCACAGGTTCAATACCCGCTTACGGTCAGGATCTTATGAACCTCGAACTTGCAGGAAAGTGGGATCAGTTCTGGTTTCAGAGTGAATATACATCCGCTTATCTCAATACAAAAGATCGCAATAATGCCTTTTTCTCAGGTTATCATTTTGATGTAGGGTATATTCTTACTGGAGAAAGCAAGCCTTTCAAATCTGGAAAAGGTGTGTTCGGAGCGATTAATCCTAAGGAACCTTTCAATCCCTTGAAGGGGGGATGGGGTGCTTTAGAAGTTGCTGCGCAGTATTCGCATACAGATATGAATGACTATCACGCCAATGTCCGGGGCGGTGTTCAGGATAACCTTGGACTCGCTTTGAACTGGTATCTTAACGCTCATACCCGTGTTGCCGGTAACTATATGCATGTCGGAGTTGCAGGCAGGGATAATTCATCTCTCAGCAACGGTGAAATGGATATTTATCAGTGCAGGATAATGTTTTATTTTTAGCAGAAGTAATTTAACGTAAGAAGAGAGAGTTTAATGGTCTATTCTGAGGATAGTAAGAATATAGTTTTTATAGAGTCGGCACTGATTGATTTAGTGCCGATTTTGCTTGAAACGCTAGCTAAGGAATTAGCGGATATGGAAGAAACTTTAAGTAAGGATGATTTTGATAAGTTACAGGAGCAGGCTCACTCTTCGCGAGGCGCCGCTCTGACATATGGATTTGAGTCTTATGCCGAGATTTTGCTTGACCTGCAACATGCGGCAGAGAATGAAGCTTCTGAAATTTTGAAGCATCTTTTTAGTTTGTTGCATGAATTGCTTGAATCGGTGAAATTTGAATCATCCACATAACTGCAAGCAATTTTTGCTAATGTAGAGCTTCAATCAAAAAAGTCTTCGCAGTCGAGTATATACCGGGACAACCGCTTTCTCTAGGGCCGGCAACATTGAGTACGCTGATTTGCATGGAACTTATCCAAGCCCTGATTGTTTCGATTGCGAGGGGGGAATCCAGAGGTATTACGGCTATGGGTCTGCTGTGTTTGCGCGCCAGTTTTATGGTGAGAGCTGTTCCTTTCGATTTACACTTTCCCGGAAAGACCAATGTTCCATCTGAATCAAGAACGTTCTGTTCGGTTCTTTTCCAGTAGTAGCTGACATCCATTTCACTTAGATTATACTTTTCGGGTATTATGCCGTCCTCGGCTTTTCTTCCTTTAGGGCACCACCCATTATGAGGGATTCCCAAGTGAATAGCTGCGTCAAGAGCGCCCCGGTCTACACCTGTTTGTCCGCCTGATATTATTCTGAATTCAGCGGGTAATTTTAAAATATCAGTTTGAAATGTGTTGCCTTCTGCTTTGAGCAATGAGCCGCAGTTGGGACAACTGACTTGATTAAAACTGCTTATGAGGGCCGGAATCAACTCAAATGATTCAATCGGTCCTGTCCATGAGCAGTTTCCGCACGATATATATTTTT is from Maridesulfovibrio ferrireducens and encodes:
- a CDS encoding aminotransferase class IV, with protein sequence MIYYRNGKFAEDSVQMNLSQPGFRTGYGFFETLAWNGHKVCHLDLHLKRARASLREFNIIEEVLDYEKIINEVVEANALKDSFARVNIFFPVESGKTAPIVTAVLFEHVSDRVWSLMPAKDVFLTGLMRHKSMNRMDYLNAWQTAQDSGFDDALLLDFEGRVLETSFASLLFKKGNRYIEPQTEYKLAGTTQTITDQHLKIESEPVFLESVHEFDHVFALNSLGGMSPVSAIGDVVFETEHKISQKITKLILELN
- the trpS gene encoding tryptophan--tRNA ligase, whose product is MSNTKNCIVSGMRPTGRLHLGHYFGVLVNWIKIQEDNECFFFVADWHAMTSEYADPRRIKGFVPELVKDWIAAGLDPEKCTIFHQSQVKEHAELHLILSMLTPVGWLERNPTYKELRQELSQKDLATYGFLGYPVLMASDILMYKPTLVPVGHDQLPHLELTREIARRFNHLNGEFFPEPEAMLTEDAKLPGLDGRKMSKSYNNGIFLGESVDEMRPKVMSMLTDSNRLRKADPGDPEACNLYPYHKLFTDTEKCAEIEEGCRNASLGCVDCKKLLAENMAKFLEPMHERRRKLDENPDIVWQVLAEGTAKARIRAQQNMEIIRERIGFDF
- a CDS encoding ATP-binding protein, whose product is MKCKVCKAEAVVALPSHNTAFCPVCYDRFFMKQVSEGIRKRKLLEKDDKVLVALSGGKDSLGLMYALAELGYNVTGLHIDLGIFDSSKKARSVVEDFCADKGYALKVVELEKEGVPMPLIKKHIRRPICSVCGKFKRHYFNKVAIEDGYTALATGHNLDDEVARLFANTLRWDQAYLADQGPLLPAEDGFAKKVKPLYRVTEFESANFSFLKGIPYHHLPCPYSSGASFTGHKMIWRNQELRSPGSKRAFYGGFLDRGQPAFATIHDKKKDYEVEPCSKCGCPTSVGLCGVCRIREQLDEALVAAAK
- a CDS encoding aminodeoxychorismate/anthranilate synthase component II gives rise to the protein MKILLIDNNDSFTNNLEHLLVKEIKGAEVTVVAYSNEKSVELDIYDLLVISPGPGKPQDYPGYEDVIDSGKPVLGICLGMQILNEYFGGQTSRLGGCFHGRTENIDFNGRDLAVARYHSLYCNVIGQGLEVVAANSQGVPMAIAHDQRPLLGYQFHPESFLTEQAGVFIDYALDFLGISQL
- a CDS encoding pyridoxal phosphate-dependent aminotransferase; this encodes MDCISKRACEITPFLVMDVLEAAQKMERDGRNIIHMEIGEPDFDTPECIKKACCEALERGETHYTHSLGIPELRQAISKYHKDRYDVDVDPDRVIVTQGTSPAMLLLFTFLLDQGDNVITSDPCYACYDNFIKFAGADLIKVPTSEDDGFQFRPEEIAKIINKKTKAILINSPSNPTGIVLSPKRMKQIADLGPWIVSDEIYHGLVYGEQEHSILEYTDHAFVLNGFSKLFAMTGWRLGYIISPEKYVRPLQKLCQNFFISANSMAQWAGVAALTEAWDDVNRIKNIYDERRKFMIKRLREIGFDIKVEPTGAFYILVNMKPFAEKFEGSSYKLAFDILEKAEIGVTPGIDFGEGAEGYIRFSYANSIENIAEGMNRLEKYVKEFK
- a CDS encoding response regulator, coding for MTQPTILVVDDEKHIRMLYKEELVAEGYMVATSDGTEDILTVIQRESPDLVILDIKLGINRSGLDLLQEIRRQDQSLPVILSTAYDSFKHDLKSIAADHYVVKSVDLSELKMKVVQALSSS
- a CDS encoding site-2 protease family protein, yielding MFDIANTIKELSILALPFLLAITCHEAAHGYVAWLLGDPTAKNAGRLTLNPLRHLDPMGTLALVLTRMIGWAKPVPVNPSYFKNPQRDMMLVSLAGPAANMLLAIMFAMVLKGIFALDLQNISPNMLRVLEPTALIAKTGVIINLALCFFNLLPLPPLDGSKILAGFLPREAAYKYLSFKYGFVIVILLAVLGLLGKIISPVIFFFYKLLLS
- a CDS encoding anthranilate synthase component I family protein, which codes for MITPSIFSESVSYDRFREIALHFVNNYNADILLTSPGFGNGGRSFIGVLSDGELVLTADSLADTIAPAVKSFAFSDSRPTIGFVSYECGQVLRSVKTEKTTQYPFVHLKKYKAVFVHDEADGCVKCLCDDESFILSIAKQAGEAGPIPDIELPYFSDDAVSMSLDKNEYQDGVRKTLEYIRDGLTYQLNLTTMFSFNGAEVDPVLWFFALNKKFPAPYYALFQSCDKKIISTSPELFLRVENGHVLSEPIKGTLHFDEYSPELEKELTSSPKEDAELSMIVDLVRNDISSDCRYGSVIVEDHKSVFAVDNLLQMFSRVRGELAEDKDCLDLFFNAFPGGSITGCPKKSSMELIDILEPHGRGPYCGSIVLIEGPQDMVSSISIRTAVYNLKDKGLTYWAGSGIVIDSDPEAEYFETLAKAGKILRPPRS